A genomic region of Conger conger chromosome 6, fConCon1.1, whole genome shotgun sequence contains the following coding sequences:
- the LOC133131450 gene encoding probable N-acetyltransferase CML1: MGGFQIRRYRDEDDEAVKEIFAQGMMELVPACFMHMMKQPLIQMVLMCIFCALLASSRSLLLPVLALTLVLAGLRQLASYMGSSYVETCLKEDLASIREFYMNKRDSCFWVAESEGQVVATVACLPCERQPECLELKRMSVRRTHRGLGLGKALCRTLADFTRERGYPAVMLTTSCIQTDAQKLYEHMGYSKMREFLLPSLEGRLINLNLLEYRLVVQEGEVR, encoded by the coding sequence ATGGGAGGCTTTCAGATCCGGAGGTACCGGGACGAGGATGACGAGGCGGTGAAGGAGATCTTCGCCCAGGGCATGATGGAGCTCGTGCCCGCCTGCTTCATGCACATGATGAAGCAGCCCCTCATCCAGATGGTGCTCATGTGCATCTTCTGCGCCCTGCTAGCCAGCTCCAGGTCCCTCCTCCTGCCTGTGCTGGCGCTCACCCTGGTGCTGGCAGGACTCCGGCAGCTAGCCAGCTACATGGGCAGCAGCTACGTCGAGACCTGTCTGAAGGAGGACCTGGCCTCCATACGGGAGTTCTACATGAACAAGAGGGACTCTTGCTTCTGGGTGGCGGAGAGCGAGGGCCAGGTGGTGGCCACCGTGGCCTGCCTGCCCTGCGAGAGGCAGCCCGAGTGCCTGGAGCTAAAGCGCATGTCCGTCCGGAGGACCCACCGGGGCCTGGGCTTGGGCAAGGCGCTCTGCCGGACATTGGCGGACTTCACACGGGAGAGGGGCTACCCGGCGGTCATGCTAACCACTTCTTGTATTCAGACGGACGCTCAGAAACTGTACGAGCACATGGGCTACTCCAAGATGCGGGAGTTTCTCTTACCGAGCCTAGAAGGTAGGCTCATAAACTTAAATCTCCTGGAGTACAGATTAGTGgtgcaggagggggaagtcagatAA